Proteins from a genomic interval of Oceanispirochaeta crateris:
- the lpdA gene encoding dihydrolipoyl dehydrogenase: MSDKKNIQVDTLVLGGGPGGYTAAFRAADLGQSVALVEKRGILGGVCLNEGCIPSKSFLHLAQIINEASEADQFGISYSKPTLDLAGIRGHRDRVVGNLTKGLGALAKQRKVQVLYGSGTFTSSSTLDVTGDETAQVSFKQAIIATGSRVVQLPMFPFDDPRVMDSTDALALDEIPGTLLIVGGGIIGMEMATVYSAFGSQVSVVELMDQIIPPADTDLVKPLARMYKKKLKAIYTSVKVTKVETKKEGLLVSFEGKGAPQPTLYDRILVSIGRRPNSDGIGLEALGITPDERGFITVNEKRQTGVANIYAIGDITGQPMLAHKAVHEGRVAAEVISGEPAEFSPACIPSVAYTDPEIAWSGLTEKEAEAKGIAYEKGVFPWAASGRSLSNGRNEGTTKVLYDPETKRVLGAGFCGNNAGELLAEANLAIEMGSDLEDVSLTIHAHPTLSETFALAAEMAEGTITDLMPPKK, encoded by the coding sequence ATGTCTGATAAAAAAAATATACAGGTTGATACACTTGTCCTGGGCGGCGGCCCGGGTGGTTACACAGCCGCATTTAGAGCGGCAGATCTGGGTCAGTCAGTGGCTCTTGTCGAAAAACGGGGAATCCTTGGCGGGGTATGCCTGAATGAAGGTTGTATTCCATCCAAGTCTTTCCTTCACCTCGCCCAAATTATAAATGAAGCATCAGAAGCAGATCAATTCGGCATCAGTTATTCAAAGCCGACCTTGGATCTGGCAGGAATAAGAGGACACAGAGACAGGGTTGTGGGCAACCTGACCAAAGGTCTGGGAGCTCTGGCTAAACAGAGGAAAGTTCAAGTCCTTTATGGCAGCGGAACATTCACATCCTCTTCAACTCTGGATGTCACAGGGGATGAAACAGCCCAGGTAAGCTTCAAACAGGCAATTATCGCCACAGGGTCCCGGGTTGTCCAACTCCCCATGTTTCCCTTTGACGATCCCCGGGTTATGGATTCCACCGATGCTCTGGCACTCGATGAGATTCCCGGAACCCTTCTGATCGTAGGAGGCGGCATCATCGGGATGGAAATGGCCACCGTATACAGTGCCTTTGGATCTCAGGTATCTGTTGTGGAACTTATGGACCAGATCATTCCCCCTGCAGACACAGATCTGGTGAAGCCTCTGGCAAGGATGTATAAGAAAAAACTGAAAGCCATCTACACATCGGTCAAGGTCACTAAAGTTGAAACTAAAAAAGAGGGACTCCTTGTTTCTTTCGAAGGGAAAGGAGCGCCTCAGCCGACTCTCTATGACAGGATACTTGTTAGCATAGGGCGTAGACCCAACAGTGATGGCATTGGTCTGGAAGCCCTTGGAATAACACCCGATGAGAGGGGATTTATCACTGTCAATGAAAAAAGACAAACGGGAGTTGCCAATATCTATGCCATAGGCGACATTACAGGACAACCCATGCTGGCTCATAAAGCCGTTCATGAAGGTCGGGTTGCCGCCGAAGTCATATCAGGAGAACCGGCAGAATTCTCACCGGCCTGTATTCCCTCTGTCGCATACACAGACCCCGAAATTGCCTGGTCAGGTCTGACCGAAAAAGAAGCAGAAGCCAAGGGTATAGCCTACGAAAAGGGTGTTTTCCCCTGGGCAGCCAGTGGACGGTCTCTCAGCAATGGTCGGAATGAGGGAACGACAAAGGTTCTCTATGATCCCGAAACTAAAAGGGTACTGGGAGCTGGATTTTGCGGCAATAATGCGGGAGAACTGCTGGCGGAAGCCAACCTCGCCATTGAAATGGGTTCCGATCTGGAAGATGTCTCATTAACCATTCATGCCCATCCTACCCTCTCGGAGACCTTTGCTCTGGCGGCGGAAATGGCAGAAGGGACCATCACAGACCTGATGCCTCCTAAAAAATAG
- a CDS encoding glycosyltransferase, protein MKIAIFSDAYYPQINGVVTSINSIAQNMADRGHQVIIVAPSYKNLQEPEYPGITVIRVTSISASFYDDFRWTNPFSYVVYRALKDEGVDIIHFMTPVFISLLGIKFARKLKIPLVATFHTFIANPLYFEHLFKGPLKITEEVSWKYLNLYYDCADYVTAPTEEAVKIIRENHCKAPLEAISNGIDFDIFDNSRSPEFKKRWGLGDKVILYVGRVAFEKNLRNLIDSFDLTYQKHPDAQLLIIGDGPQMEEFEKYAASKDSGKQIIFTGAIPHNELVVSGVFKAVSFFATASQTETQGITLLEAQANGLICVGVREGGIINLIEDGKNGYLVAPGNNQEMAEKMVYILDNKAALESMEKAAKEMVDIHKMSRIIDRWEELYQHLIDNKDNLPVKDYLHFSAVMKFSTQFKIDFRYFLKKIRPTRTFVTRTPEFKNCQYRSRQLRSRSFISTISLKKLRSFKSGQHE, encoded by the coding sequence ATGAAGATTGCAATTTTTTCAGATGCTTATTATCCGCAAATCAATGGGGTCGTCACTTCCATCAACAGCATCGCTCAAAATATGGCAGACCGGGGTCATCAGGTTATCATTGTGGCTCCCAGTTACAAAAATCTACAGGAACCGGAATATCCGGGGATAACAGTTATCCGGGTCACGTCAATTTCTGCTTCATTTTATGATGACTTCAGATGGACAAATCCATTTAGTTATGTCGTCTATAGAGCACTTAAGGATGAAGGGGTTGATATTATTCACTTTATGACTCCGGTTTTTATTTCTCTTCTAGGGATCAAATTTGCCAGGAAACTGAAAATTCCTTTAGTGGCAACCTTTCATACATTTATAGCGAATCCGCTCTATTTTGAGCATCTTTTCAAGGGACCTCTGAAGATCACCGAAGAAGTCTCCTGGAAGTATTTGAATCTTTACTATGATTGCGCTGATTATGTCACGGCACCTACAGAAGAGGCTGTTAAGATCATCCGGGAGAACCATTGTAAGGCCCCTCTGGAAGCCATTTCAAATGGTATCGATTTTGATATATTTGATAACTCCCGCAGTCCTGAGTTTAAAAAACGTTGGGGCCTGGGTGATAAAGTCATCCTGTATGTAGGACGGGTCGCCTTCGAAAAGAATCTGAGAAATCTGATTGATTCCTTTGATCTTACCTACCAAAAACATCCTGATGCACAGCTGCTAATCATTGGTGACGGACCACAAATGGAAGAGTTTGAGAAATATGCCGCATCAAAAGATTCGGGGAAACAGATTATATTTACTGGGGCCATTCCTCATAATGAGCTGGTTGTCTCCGGAGTTTTTAAGGCTGTTTCGTTTTTTGCCACCGCATCCCAGACGGAGACTCAGGGAATCACTCTGTTAGAAGCCCAGGCAAATGGTCTCATCTGTGTCGGTGTTCGGGAAGGGGGGATTATCAACCTCATTGAAGACGGTAAGAATGGGTACCTTGTAGCACCTGGCAACAATCAAGAAATGGCCGAAAAAATGGTTTATATTCTTGATAATAAGGCTGCGCTGGAATCAATGGAAAAGGCCGCTAAAGAAATGGTGGATATTCATAAAATGAGTCGTATCATTGATCGATGGGAAGAGTTGTACCAGCATCTGATTGATAACAAAGATAATTTACCCGTAAAGGATTATCTGCATTTCAGTGCGGTCATGAAGTTTTCAACCCAGTTTAAAATAGATTTCAGGTATTTTCTGAAAAAGATAAGACCCACCAGAACATTCGTAACCAGAACACCAGAGTTTAAAAACTGTCAATACAGGTCTAGGCAGTTGCGTTCCAGGTCTTTCATTTCTACAATTTCCCTCAAAAAGTTACGTTCCTTTAAATCGGGTCAGCATGAATAG
- a CDS encoding gluconokinase: protein MIIIIMGVSGCGKTTLGEKTAEGLGVEYFEADSFHPEANIQKMSSGIPLNDDDRWPWLHLIRDKVGEYQSKDKSAVFSCSALKESYRQFLGQGLSEPIEWVYLQGHFEVIEKRMSNRKGHYFKVDMLRSQFADLEEPEYGLTLNIEDPLEEKIQILLDTFKDKI from the coding sequence ATGATCATTATAATTATGGGCGTCAGCGGCTGTGGTAAAACCACTCTGGGGGAGAAAACAGCCGAAGGTTTGGGCGTTGAGTATTTTGAAGCGGATAGTTTTCATCCGGAGGCTAATATTCAGAAAATGTCATCTGGGATTCCATTGAATGATGATGACCGCTGGCCTTGGCTGCATTTGATTCGGGATAAGGTAGGCGAGTACCAGTCTAAGGATAAATCGGCTGTGTTCTCATGTTCTGCGTTGAAGGAATCTTACAGACAGTTCCTCGGCCAGGGACTCAGTGAACCCATTGAATGGGTCTACCTGCAAGGGCACTTTGAAGTCATAGAAAAACGCATGTCCAATAGAAAGGGACATTATTTTAAGGTGGACATGCTCAGAAGTCAGTTTGCTGATCTTGAGGAGCCGGAATATGGTCTTACCCTGAATATAGAGGACCCCCTTGAAGAGAAAATCCAGATATTGCTGGATACTTTTAAGGACAAGATTTAA
- a CDS encoding lactate racemase domain-containing protein: protein MLYFSRESRNEVIDQKIMTEGLTSLLKSFPDIQKVLIIPPDFTRYHSGAGTLCEIAWKILGDKVKVVLPALGTHFPMSEKEIEKMFGSMPSGLIQAHDWRNGLTELGRISGEEMSNLSGGRLDYDWPVQVNKILVEEDWDLILSIGQVVPHEVVGMANYTKNILVGTGGKEAIDKSHFLGAVSNMEKVMGRAYTPVRQLFNLGADKFCKDLPLVYVQTVVAADGAGAPVMKGMYIGDDKECYEKAAALAQELNIVLLDKAPHKVVVYLDPEEFRSTWLGNKSIYRTRMAIADEGELIVLAPGVHCFGESEEMDGLIRKYGYHGTDHTLDLVKKYPEVAENLSVAAHLIHGSSEGRFKIRYCPGGLSKDVVEDAGFAFGDLKEYSQLYNIHTLKEGWNSMPDGEEIFYISNPALGLWALKDKFMEDHI from the coding sequence ATGTTGTATTTTTCCAGAGAGTCCAGGAATGAAGTGATTGATCAGAAAATCATGACTGAAGGTCTGACCAGTCTGTTGAAATCATTTCCTGATATTCAGAAAGTTTTGATTATTCCTCCTGATTTTACCAGGTATCATTCCGGTGCGGGAACGCTCTGCGAAATTGCCTGGAAGATTCTGGGAGACAAAGTAAAGGTCGTTCTACCAGCCTTGGGCACACATTTCCCTATGTCTGAGAAAGAGATTGAGAAGATGTTCGGCTCTATGCCCTCTGGGCTCATTCAGGCTCATGACTGGCGTAACGGACTCACAGAGCTGGGAAGAATCAGCGGCGAAGAGATGTCCAATCTTTCTGGAGGCCGTCTGGATTATGACTGGCCGGTACAGGTCAATAAAATATTAGTGGAAGAAGACTGGGATCTCATCCTCTCCATTGGGCAAGTTGTTCCACATGAGGTTGTGGGTATGGCCAATTATACAAAGAATATCCTCGTTGGAACGGGAGGGAAAGAAGCCATTGATAAAAGTCATTTCCTCGGTGCCGTTTCTAATATGGAAAAAGTCATGGGTCGGGCCTATACGCCTGTACGCCAACTGTTTAATTTGGGAGCAGATAAATTTTGCAAAGATCTGCCTCTGGTGTATGTTCAAACAGTCGTGGCAGCAGATGGTGCAGGAGCTCCTGTTATGAAAGGTATGTATATCGGAGACGATAAGGAGTGTTATGAGAAAGCCGCGGCACTGGCGCAGGAGCTGAATATCGTCCTGCTAGACAAAGCACCCCATAAGGTTGTTGTTTATCTGGATCCGGAAGAATTCCGAAGCACATGGTTGGGAAATAAGAGTATTTATCGCACCCGCATGGCCATCGCCGACGAGGGAGAGCTGATTGTTCTGGCCCCGGGTGTTCACTGTTTTGGAGAGAGCGAAGAAATGGATGGCTTGATCAGAAAATATGGATACCACGGGACAGATCATACCCTTGATCTGGTAAAGAAATATCCTGAAGTGGCTGAAAATCTCTCTGTGGCTGCTCATTTGATTCATGGGTCTTCTGAAGGACGCTTTAAAATTCGCTATTGCCCCGGCGGTCTTTCAAAAGACGTTGTTGAAGACGCTGGCTTTGCCTTTGGTGATTTGAAGGAGTACTCCCAGCTCTACAATATTCATACATTGAAGGAAGGGTGGAATAGTATGCCCGATGGAGAAGAGATCTTTTACATTTCAAACCCTGCCCTGGGACTCTGGGCTCTCAAAGATAAATTCATGGAGGATCATATATGA
- a CDS encoding glycoside hydrolase family 130 protein, whose protein sequence is MGIAIKRLDTTLYPDPKRVIARFYLPGGEDRGRYIIQKIMSLSEEKVQELLQRILGNYANRHRNITNIFENHFNNVSRLLAAIEDDPETITQERKRLIGAYFTHEYSIESAAFFNPSIIEDPDQSHLEEGQKRLIVSFRATGEGHISSIVFRSVIIDQQNKLSFQRTNDLVEQPETIRLTFFNKQRYISKLDELNIHKDIVDLIMKGLGDEFTYKELNDSIHNCVKDMNLSLSKKNVIKSMIWLADAHYDTKFSMDTALTERVIFPASESEKNGIEDARFVKFTDDDGKSTYYATYTAYNGFATMSKLLETKDFYQFTTRPLHGKSANSKGMALFPRKIRGQYAMISRIDGFCNYVMYSDSLTTWQDEIKIEEPQSPWEFVQIGNCGSPIETEYGWLLLTHGVGAMREYCLGISLLDLDHPEKVICQLEDPILIPNQTEREGYVPNVVYSCGSIIHNNDIIIPYGLSDSASSFAALPLDLIFEKMHLGRHRS, encoded by the coding sequence ATGGGTATTGCAATTAAACGATTGGATACGACTCTCTACCCCGACCCCAAAAGAGTCATTGCCAGGTTTTATCTTCCCGGAGGCGAAGACCGTGGACGGTATATCATTCAGAAAATTATGAGCTTGTCAGAGGAAAAGGTACAAGAGTTATTGCAGAGGATTCTTGGAAATTATGCTAATCGCCACAGAAATATCACCAATATTTTTGAAAATCATTTTAACAATGTATCTAGACTCCTGGCGGCTATAGAGGATGATCCTGAAACAATCACCCAGGAGAGGAAAAGACTGATTGGTGCTTATTTTACCCATGAATACTCCATTGAATCTGCCGCTTTTTTCAATCCTTCCATCATAGAAGATCCTGATCAGAGTCATCTGGAAGAGGGACAAAAACGCCTGATTGTCAGCTTCAGAGCCACAGGTGAAGGGCATATTTCATCCATAGTCTTCAGAAGCGTCATCATTGATCAGCAAAATAAGCTCAGTTTTCAAAGAACGAATGATCTTGTGGAGCAGCCGGAAACCATCCGGCTCACCTTTTTCAACAAACAGCGGTATATTAGTAAACTCGATGAGCTGAATATACACAAAGACATCGTCGATCTGATTATGAAAGGCTTAGGAGATGAGTTCACCTACAAAGAATTAAACGACAGCATACATAACTGCGTTAAAGACATGAATTTATCTCTTTCTAAAAAGAATGTTATCAAGTCGATGATATGGCTGGCAGATGCTCATTATGATACAAAGTTCTCAATGGATACGGCTCTGACAGAACGAGTAATCTTTCCCGCTTCAGAATCGGAGAAAAATGGTATAGAAGATGCCCGCTTCGTAAAGTTTACAGACGATGATGGCAAAAGCACGTACTATGCCACCTATACGGCTTACAATGGTTTTGCCACCATGTCCAAACTTCTAGAGACCAAGGATTTCTACCAGTTTACAACCAGACCCCTCCATGGAAAAAGTGCCAATAGCAAAGGAATGGCCCTGTTCCCCAGAAAGATACGCGGTCAGTATGCCATGATTTCCAGGATTGACGGATTTTGCAACTATGTCATGTACTCTGACAGCCTTACGACCTGGCAGGATGAGATAAAAATTGAAGAACCTCAGTCGCCATGGGAGTTTGTTCAAATAGGGAATTGTGGATCTCCCATTGAAACAGAATACGGCTGGCTGCTACTGACTCACGGTGTTGGAGCCATGCGTGAATACTGCCTCGGCATCAGCCTTCTGGATCTGGACCACCCTGAAAAAGTGATCTGTCAATTGGAAGATCCCATCTTAATCCCCAACCAAACTGAGAGAGAAGGATATGTACCGAATGTGGTCTACTCCTGCGGCTCCATAATCCACAACAATGATATCATAATCCCCTATGGTCTTTCAGATTCGGCCTCATCATTTGCGGCTCTGCCCTTGGATCTCATCTTTGAAAAAATGCACCTGGGCAGACACCGTTCTTAA
- a CDS encoding glycosyltransferase family 4 protein, translating to MKIACVGNFPPRECGIATFTKDVIDSLGQKYDGALHQAFVIAMNDNHKEYAYPEEVESTIRQDYLQDYLQAAKYINFSGADICLLQHEFGIYGGNSGVYILPLINKLKIPLVVIFHTVLKEPSYNEKNIIIEIGKRASAIVVMNSLAIDFLTEVYGVEKEKIHVIEHGVPEFDFTRIEYHKKKFKVENRKTLITFGLLSRNKGIETVINALPEVVKKHPDLLYIILGKTHPAVIRSSGEEYRNYLKLLVHQQGLSDNVFFDDRFLSIDDLLGYLSAADMYVTPYLNEAQITSGTLAYAVSSGTAVISTPYWHAKELLANDRGILFDFGNSEQLAEILNSLLEDPVRLKQLQSRAFEFGKKTSWPMIGQRYLKLFDETRKSPIPVPVEIDHNVVNTGLMPQFSLDHVIRMTDSTGILQHAKYIVPKFQDGYCLDDNARALLMTTMAYRQMKDPESLRLMLHYLSFIQYMQNDDGSFRNFLSYSRNYLDEIGSEDSFGRTIWALGTLIRFPPNDVLFEQVRDLFQKGMVKFPDLNSIRGLANSIIGVSNWMHRFPTDEGMMNHLRSMTQKLEDYYTANSEEGWHWYEPLISYDNGILPYSLLCSYEITGREESKTIAFESIDFLSSIVLSEGNLSIVGSDGWYHKGGDAANFDQQPLNAMAVVLMFRQAYKVEKDPQYLDKMFRSFMWFLGDNDLHIPLYDFETKGCNDGLKPYGVNRNQGAESTLAYLISHISVMSVFEQNH from the coding sequence ATGAAGATTGCCTGTGTAGGAAACTTCCCTCCAAGAGAGTGTGGTATAGCAACTTTTACTAAAGATGTTATCGACTCATTGGGGCAAAAGTATGATGGTGCTCTTCATCAGGCATTTGTAATTGCCATGAATGATAATCATAAAGAGTACGCGTATCCTGAAGAAGTAGAAAGTACGATACGTCAAGATTACCTTCAGGATTACCTCCAAGCCGCAAAGTATATAAATTTCAGCGGCGCCGATATATGTCTGCTACAGCATGAATTCGGTATTTACGGCGGTAACAGTGGAGTGTATATATTACCTCTCATTAATAAATTAAAAATTCCACTGGTAGTTATTTTTCATACAGTTTTAAAAGAACCATCCTACAACGAAAAAAATATCATCATAGAAATTGGCAAGAGAGCCTCGGCAATTGTTGTTATGAACAGCCTGGCCATAGATTTTCTAACAGAGGTCTATGGTGTTGAGAAAGAAAAGATCCATGTTATCGAGCATGGTGTTCCCGAGTTTGACTTTACCAGAATTGAGTACCATAAGAAGAAATTTAAGGTAGAAAACCGAAAGACTCTAATCACTTTTGGGCTTCTCAGTCGGAATAAGGGCATTGAAACGGTGATAAACGCCCTTCCGGAAGTGGTCAAAAAACATCCGGACCTTCTGTATATTATCTTAGGAAAAACCCATCCGGCTGTTATCAGATCCTCTGGAGAAGAGTACCGCAATTATCTCAAGCTCCTCGTGCATCAACAGGGTTTGTCAGATAACGTTTTCTTTGATGATCGCTTTCTTTCCATTGATGATTTACTGGGGTACCTGAGTGCTGCAGATATGTATGTGACCCCATATCTAAACGAAGCACAAATTACCAGTGGTACCTTGGCTTATGCTGTCAGCTCGGGAACCGCTGTTATTTCGACTCCATACTGGCATGCTAAAGAGCTTCTGGCTAATGACAGGGGAATCCTGTTTGATTTTGGTAATTCGGAGCAACTTGCTGAGATTCTAAATTCTCTACTAGAAGACCCTGTCCGGTTAAAACAGCTTCAGTCCAGAGCCTTCGAATTTGGAAAAAAGACGAGTTGGCCTATGATTGGTCAGAGGTATTTAAAGTTATTCGATGAAACCAGAAAAAGTCCAATTCCTGTCCCCGTTGAAATTGATCATAATGTCGTTAATACGGGTCTCATGCCGCAATTCAGTCTTGATCATGTCATTCGGATGACAGATTCTACGGGTATTCTGCAGCATGCAAAGTATATTGTTCCCAAATTCCAGGATGGATATTGTCTGGACGACAATGCCAGGGCACTCCTTATGACGACAATGGCATACAGGCAGATGAAAGATCCAGAATCATTGAGACTGATGCTTCATTATTTGAGTTTTATTCAATATATGCAGAATGATGATGGGAGCTTCAGAAATTTTCTCTCCTATTCCAGGAATTATTTGGATGAAATAGGATCTGAGGACTCTTTCGGACGAACCATCTGGGCCTTGGGAACCTTGATTCGTTTTCCGCCGAATGATGTTCTATTTGAGCAGGTTCGGGATCTCTTTCAGAAGGGGATGGTCAAATTTCCTGATTTAAATTCAATCCGGGGGCTGGCAAACTCCATCATTGGTGTGAGTAATTGGATGCATCGTTTTCCAACAGATGAGGGAATGATGAATCACCTTAGATCGATGACTCAAAAACTGGAAGATTATTACACGGCCAACAGTGAAGAAGGCTGGCATTGGTATGAGCCGCTTATCAGCTATGATAATGGAATTCTTCCCTATTCACTGCTCTGTTCCTATGAAATTACGGGGAGAGAGGAATCGAAGACCATCGCCTTTGAATCCATAGACTTTCTGAGTTCTATTGTTCTTTCAGAAGGGAACCTTTCCATCGTGGGAAGTGATGGATGGTATCATAAAGGGGGAGATGCCGCTAATTTTGACCAACAACCCCTTAACGCCATGGCCGTTGTTCTTATGTTCCGACAAGCCTATAAGGTGGAAAAAGATCCCCAATACCTTGATAAAATGTTTAGGTCTTTCATGTGGTTCCTTGGTGATAATGACCTCCATATACCCCTGTATGATTTTGAGACAAAGGGCTGTAACGATGGTTTAAAACCCTATGGGGTCAATAGGAACCAGGGAGCAGAAAGCACCCTGGCTTATCTGATTTCACATATATCTGTTATGTCAGTATTTGAACAAAATCATTAA
- a CDS encoding aspartate/glutamate racemase family protein encodes MKNRIALIHTTPLVLGPVQSALEPYNQDYDFFHMLDEAVLFRMMKDGNTPELTVPWLQALVDRCIKGEAKAIIVSCSSLSPSVVSVQKNSSIPIVRIDEKMFDSVLSHSNNPVVLMTNPTNKTPAALLGEEMRVRLDLNHSVPIKVCPGAFETLMKGDVQGHDTAVVEYIIELLKEHDDILLSQISMARVRDLLPQDLQSSVHVSLDYTGKLLEEITEHIKS; translated from the coding sequence ATGAAGAATAGAATAGCATTGATACATACGACACCGCTTGTCCTTGGGCCAGTGCAATCTGCATTGGAACCTTACAATCAAGATTATGATTTTTTTCATATGCTTGATGAGGCCGTTCTTTTCAGGATGATGAAAGATGGAAACACTCCTGAATTGACAGTTCCCTGGCTTCAGGCTCTTGTTGACCGTTGTATCAAGGGGGAGGCTAAAGCTATCATTGTCAGCTGTAGTTCCCTTTCCCCATCTGTTGTGAGTGTTCAAAAGAACAGTTCCATTCCTATTGTTCGGATTGATGAAAAGATGTTTGATTCTGTTCTCAGTCATTCTAACAATCCTGTTGTTTTAATGACAAATCCTACCAATAAAACACCTGCCGCTCTACTGGGTGAAGAAATGAGAGTAAGATTGGATCTTAATCACTCTGTACCTATTAAGGTTTGTCCAGGTGCTTTCGAAACTCTGATGAAAGGGGATGTTCAGGGTCATGATACCGCTGTGGTAGAGTATATCATTGAATTATTGAAGGAACATGACGATATTCTTTTATCACAGATATCTATGGCTAGGGTCAGGGATCTTCTCCCTCAGGATCTTCAAAGCTCTGTTCATGTTTCTCTGGATTATACTGGAAAATTATTGGAAGAGATTACAGAACATATTAAGAGTTGA
- a CDS encoding transketolase family protein, translated as METKGMRDAFGAALVEIGKSNDKLMVLDADVSSSTRSGLFGKAYPDRFFNVGVAEANMVDIAAGMATCGYRPVVSAFAIFLALKATDQIRNVVCYNNLNVIIAGGYSGLSDSFDGASHQSITDLAIMRAFPNMTVLVPAHADDVTSALEQALNINGPVYIRMCRNPSPVLNKKPLMIGKAEILAEGKNVTIGACGITIPMVLEAAGLLAEKGIAADVLDLGSLKPLDIDAILTSAKKTGCFLTVEEHSIHGGLGSAVSEVLVKSNPVPMDFVGIDDCFTESGPYVDLLDKYGISVTAIVAKAEALVGKTSQ; from the coding sequence ATGGAAACCAAAGGAATGAGAGATGCCTTCGGCGCTGCTTTAGTCGAGATTGGAAAATCAAATGATAAATTGATGGTTCTGGATGCAGACGTTTCTTCCAGCACTCGTAGCGGGCTTTTTGGAAAAGCCTATCCTGATAGATTTTTCAATGTAGGAGTAGCTGAAGCAAATATGGTGGATATTGCTGCTGGTATGGCCACATGTGGGTATCGTCCTGTAGTTAGTGCTTTCGCTATTTTCCTGGCTCTCAAAGCCACTGATCAAATCAGAAATGTAGTTTGCTACAATAATCTGAATGTGATCATAGCAGGTGGTTACTCAGGACTTTCCGACTCTTTTGATGGTGCTAGTCACCAGTCCATCACGGATCTTGCTATTATGAGAGCCTTTCCCAATATGACTGTTTTAGTACCAGCTCATGCAGATGATGTTACTTCTGCATTGGAACAAGCTTTAAATATCAATGGTCCTGTATACATTAGAATGTGCCGGAACCCTAGTCCTGTACTGAATAAAAAACCATTGATGATCGGTAAAGCGGAAATCCTGGCTGAGGGCAAGAATGTGACTATTGGAGCTTGTGGTATCACTATTCCAATGGTCCTTGAGGCAGCTGGATTGCTAGCTGAAAAAGGGATTGCAGCAGATGTCTTAGATTTGGGAAGCCTCAAACCTCTGGATATCGATGCTATTCTAACTTCAGCTAAAAAAACAGGATGTTTTCTGACTGTTGAGGAGCATTCCATTCATGGTGGACTTGGAAGTGCTGTATCGGAAGTCCTCGTCAAATCTAATCCCGTTCCCATGGATTTTGTCGGCATTGATGATTGTTTTACTGAATCGGGTCCTTACGTGGATTTGTTGGATAAATATGGTATTTCTGTAACGGCTATTGTAGCTAAAGCTGAAGCACTTGTTGGAAAAACTTCACAATAG
- a CDS encoding transketolase, whose translation MKTHTNKQLQALAQQFRIDVIETLHSKGTGHWGGSSSVAEILTYLYFKQMNIRPEQPDWSDRDRLILSKGHASPMLYRILEEKGYLKKGTLSSFRDLNSSLQGHPCMNKTSGVEMSTGALGHGLSVGLGMSLMAARNEHPFKTFVIVGEGCLNEGQSWEAIMAAGKFAPKDLVLLVDYNKVQLDGHSKDIMPLDPLVDKFKAFNWNVANQSFNGHDIDEIEKSFKWLNTQISGPSVIIYDTTKGKGVDFTEDTHIWHGSPVGDEHLKKALPQLKTVLSKWEDE comes from the coding sequence ATGAAGACACATACGAATAAACAATTACAGGCTCTTGCTCAGCAGTTCAGAATTGATGTCATTGAAACTCTGCATTCTAAAGGCACAGGACATTGGGGAGGATCTTCTTCTGTTGCTGAGATTCTAACATATCTGTATTTCAAACAGATGAATATCAGGCCGGAGCAGCCTGACTGGTCCGATCGAGATAGACTGATTCTCAGCAAGGGGCATGCTTCCCCCATGTTGTACCGAATTCTAGAGGAAAAGGGATATCTAAAAAAAGGAACTTTAAGTTCTTTCAGAGATCTAAACAGTTCACTTCAGGGACATCCTTGTATGAATAAGACTTCTGGAGTTGAAATGTCTACAGGAGCCCTGGGACACGGGCTTTCTGTTGGTTTAGGCATGAGTTTGATGGCCGCCCGTAATGAACATCCCTTTAAAACCTTTGTGATTGTAGGGGAAGGTTGCTTGAATGAAGGACAGTCTTGGGAAGCTATTATGGCTGCTGGAAAATTTGCACCCAAAGACTTAGTTCTACTTGTTGATTACAACAAGGTACAGTTAGATGGACATTCAAAGGATATTATGCCTCTTGATCCTCTCGTTGATAAATTTAAAGCCTTTAACTGGAATGTTGCAAACCAATCCTTTAATGGGCATGATATTGATGAAATTGAAAAGTCCTTTAAGTGGCTTAATACACAGATCTCAGGACCTTCTGTGATTATTTACGATACGACGAAAGGAAAGGGTGTTGATTTTACTGAGGATACGCATATCTGGCATGGTTCACCTGTTGGTGATGAACATCTTAAAAAAGCACTTCCGCAGTTAAAAACTGTCTTAAGTAAATGGGAGGATGAATAA